One genomic segment of Myxocyprinus asiaticus isolate MX2 ecotype Aquarium Trade chromosome 14, UBuf_Myxa_2, whole genome shotgun sequence includes these proteins:
- the LOC127451989 gene encoding cytochrome P450 2K1-like, with the protein MAVFEALLQFPSTGTLLGALLLLLVVYLLSSGSKPQKEGKDPPGPKPLPLLGNLLTLDLERPFDTLCELSKTYGNVFQVFLGPKKVVVLAGCKTVKEALVNYADEFGDREIGPGFRILNDEHGIIFSNGENWKEMRRFALTNLRDFGMGKRGSEEKIIEEIQYLKEEFEKFEGKPFDTTQPVNYAVSNIISAIVYGNRFEYTDPQFKEMVDRANENVRVGGSASMTLYSIFPWLGPFLNSKRIIVRNILKNRAQITKLISGLLETLNPQDRRGFIDSFLIRKQSEEQSGKTDSYFHQENLIMTVVNLFVAGTDTTGTTLRWGLMIMAKYPHIQDRVQEEIDRVIGGRQPVVDDRKKLPYTDAVIHETQRLANIVPMNLPHTTSCDVHFNGYFIKKGTTVFPLLTSVLKDESEWENPHSFYPEHFLDEKGQFVKKDAFMPFSAGRRMCAGESLARMELFLFFTSLLQHFRFTPPPGVSGDELDLKGIVGITLNPSPHKLCAIKRS; encoded by the exons ATGGCTGTTTTTGAGGCACTTCTGCAGTTTCCCAGCACAGGAACATTACTGGGCGCTTTGCTTTTGCTTCTGGTTGTATATCTGCTTTCATCAGGCTCCAAACCTCAGAAAGAAGGTAAAGACCCACCAGGACCCAAACCACTGCCACTGCTGGGAAACCTGCTGACGCTTGACCTTGAGAGACCCTTTGACACACTTTGTGAG CTGTCTAAAACCTACGGAAACGTGTTCCAAGTGTTTTTGGGTCCCAAAAAAGTTGTGGTCTTAGCTGGGTGCAAAACAGTTAAAGAAGCACTTGTGAACTATGCAGATGAGTTTGGGGACCGAGAAATTGGACCTGGTTTCAGAATACTAAATGACGAACATG GGATCATCTTTTCCAATGGTGAGAACTGGAAAGAGATGAGACGCTTCGCTCTCACTAACCTGCGAGACTTTGGGATGGGTAAGAGAGGAAGTGAAGAGAAAATCATAGAGGAAATTCAGTACCTGAAAGAAGAGTTTGAGAAGTTTGAAG GGAAACCCTTTGACACAACACAGCCTGTGAACTACGCTGTATCAAACATCATCTCAGCTATTGTGTATGGCAACAGATTTGAATACACTGATCCTCAATTCAAAGAAATGGTCGATAGGGCAAACGAGAACGTTCGGGTTGGTGGATCGGCTTCAATGACG CTTTACAGCATATTTCCATGGTTGGGCCCGTTCCTGAACAGCAAACGGATTATCGTAAGAAATATACTGAAAAATAGAGCACAGATAACAAAGTTAATCAGTGGGCTACTGGAGACTCTGAATCCACAGGACCGCAGAGGGTTCATCGACTCCTTTCTCATCCGCAAACAGAGCGAGGAG CAATCTGGCAAGACGGACTCATACTTCCATCAGGAGAATCTTATAATGACGGTGGTGAATCTCTTTGTTGCTGGTACTGACACCACAGGAACAACTCTGCGCTGGGGTCTGATGATTATGGCCAAATACCCTCATATACAGG ATCGGGTTCAGGAGGAGATTGACAGAGTGATCGGTGGACGTCAACCAGTTGTGGATGACAGGAAGAAATTACCATATACAGACGCTGTGATCCATGAAACCCAGAGACTGGCCAACATAGTACCAATGAATCTACCCCATACGACCAGCTGTGATGTTCACTTCAATGGATACTTCATCAAGAAG GGTACCACAGTATTTCCTCTGCTGACGTCTGTATTAaaggatgaaagtgaatgggagaaTCCACACAGTTTTTACCCAGAACACTTCCTTGATGAAAAAGGCCAGTTTGTTAAGAAAGACGCTTTCATGCCCTTTTCTGCAG GCCGCAGAATGTGTGCTGGGGAGAGTTTGGCCAGAATGGAGCTCTTCCTGTTCTTCACCTCCCTCCTTCAGCACTTTCGCTTCACTCCTCCACCTGGAGTGTCTGGAGATGAACTGGATCTCAAAGGAATAGTTGGAATCACATTGAATCCATCTCCACACAAACTGTGTGCAATCAAACGGTCCTGA